From the genome of Scytonema hofmannii PCC 7110, one region includes:
- a CDS encoding helix-turn-helix domain-containing protein encodes MATHRPIEPYTPTSEAITLASQALEAISAFIANPPDPITLAILDSDMQDTRITIPSGMFQLMIDVLQSVSRGEPVTILPHSAELTTQEAADILRVSRPYLVKLLDEGTIPSRKVGIYRRVLLQDLLHYQKTEKQRQSAIMSELTKEAQDMGLYDLP; translated from the coding sequence ATGGCTACCCATCGCCCCATCGAACCCTATACCCCTACCTCTGAGGCAATTACCCTTGCAAGCCAAGCCTTAGAAGCTATCTCGGCGTTTATCGCCAATCCTCCCGATCCCATCACCCTTGCAATCCTTGATTCTGATATGCAAGATACCCGCATCACCATCCCAAGCGGCATGTTTCAATTGATGATCGATGTACTACAATCGGTAAGCCGTGGTGAGCCTGTAACTATCTTGCCTCACAGTGCCGAACTCACCACCCAAGAAGCGGCGGATATTTTAAGAGTCTCACGTCCCTATCTGGTAAAACTATTGGATGAAGGCACGATTCCTTCACGAAAAGTAGGGATTTATCGCCGCGTACTGCTCCAAGATCTGCTTCATTATCAAAAAACTGAAAAACAACGACAATCTGCCATCATGTCCGAGTTGACCAAAGAAGCACAAGATATGGGACTCTACGATCTACCATGA
- a CDS encoding CRISPR-associated protein Cas4 yields MTENYLPLAYLNAWEYCPRRFYLEYVLGEMEDNEHIILGRHLHRNINEELVITEGNTIIRQQQWVWSDRLKIVGIIDAVEESEGQLVVCQELIDG; encoded by the coding sequence ATGACTGAAAATTATTTACCTCTGGCTTATCTTAACGCTTGGGAATATTGCCCGCGCCGATTTTACCTGGAATATGTGCTGGGGGAAATGGAAGATAACGAGCATATTATTTTAGGTCGCCATTTACACCGTAATATTAACGAAGAATTAGTGATTACCGAAGGAAATACCATAATTCGCCAACAACAATGGGTATGGAGCGATCGCCTGAAAATTGTCGGAATTATCGATGCGGTGGAAGAGTCAGAAGGGCAACTAGTGGTCTGTCAAGAATTAATTGACGGATAG
- the cas1 gene encoding CRISPR-associated endonuclease Cas1 yields MKNLVKSQQTIDQVRGIEGLAAREYFACWQKMVGKQWTFNGRNRNPPTDPVNALLSFSYALLKTQVTAAVHLAGLDPYIGYLHEVHHGQPAMVLDLMEEFRALISDNIVLGVLSKREIQPQDFTESLSAYRLSDAGRKTFLDSGRFCV; encoded by the coding sequence CTGAAAAATCTAGTTAAAAGTCAACAAACCATTGACCAAGTGAGGGGAATCGAAGGTTTAGCAGCAAGGGAATATTTTGCCTGTTGGCAAAAAATGGTAGGTAAACAATGGACATTCAATGGACGCAATCGCAATCCACCCACCGATCCAGTCAATGCTCTATTGAGCTTTTCCTATGCTTTGCTGAAAACCCAAGTCACTGCTGCCGTTCATCTGGCTGGACTTGACCCATATATTGGTTATTTACACGAAGTCCACCACGGACAACCAGCAATGGTATTGGATTTGATGGAAGAATTTCGCGCTCTTATTTCCGATAATATCGTGTTGGGAGTATTGAGCAAACGGGAAATTCAACCCCAGGATTTTACTGAAAGTTTAAGTGCATACCGTCTTTCCGATGCTGGAAGAAAGACTTTTTTAGACTCAGGTAGGTTCTGTGTGTAG
- a CDS encoding DevR family CRISPR-associated autoregulator — protein MSNQNFPVYSLSISGLLSWQIHALNNEGNEGNQSLTRRFYIIQKGGNEPEYVNGVSGDMLKHIQSEHLHRLALESGLSLSAGGKQFNPDRIGYDIEKNLPIFTNKDTDLATKTAKILQLCTISDLEGFMVTEKKGQTLKRESVIEFGAVVGLPTYVKTQSYFHAKYGIDNPTPYNVQVSSGLYATVLNVEAFRIGYNPHNFSYSIDATQRKQRLDALLKSILYTYMQPNGAKRNTHLPHPDYFEGVITVSTRRCPAPMLSPLEESYNRQILSLANTLNNLNGEGTIRCFEFDSMAQFAEQIQTIIEQGQPWESENAEAVE, from the coding sequence ATGTCTAACCAAAACTTCCCAGTTTATTCACTCTCCATCAGCGGTTTACTTTCCTGGCAAATTCATGCCCTCAATAACGAAGGGAACGAAGGTAATCAATCATTAACCCGCCGTTTTTATATCATCCAAAAAGGTGGAAATGAACCTGAATATGTTAACGGTGTTTCTGGCGATATGCTCAAACATATTCAATCCGAACATTTACACCGCCTTGCTTTAGAATCTGGTTTAAGTTTATCCGCAGGAGGAAAACAATTTAATCCCGATCGCATTGGGTACGATATCGAGAAAAACCTACCTATATTTACCAACAAAGATACGGATTTAGCCACCAAAACCGCCAAAATTCTACAACTTTGCACCATCAGCGATTTAGAAGGGTTTATGGTGACAGAAAAGAAAGGACAAACCCTCAAACGAGAATCAGTCATTGAATTTGGTGCAGTTGTTGGTTTACCCACCTACGTCAAAACCCAAAGCTATTTCCATGCTAAATACGGTATCGACAATCCTACTCCTTACAACGTCCAAGTGAGTTCCGGGTTGTATGCAACCGTCCTCAATGTAGAAGCATTCCGTATCGGTTACAATCCCCACAATTTTAGCTACAGCATCGACGCAACCCAACGCAAACAACGTTTAGACGCACTCCTCAAAAGTATTCTTTACACCTATATGCAACCCAACGGAGCCAAACGCAACACCCATCTACCTCACCCCGACTATTTTGAAGGAGTCATTACCGTTAGTACCCGTCGCTGTCCCGCACCCATGTTAAGCCCATTGGAAGAAAGTTACAACCGTCAAATTCTCAGCTTGGCAAATACCTTAAATAACCTCAATGGTGAAGGGACAATTCGCTGCTTTGAGTTCGATTCAATGGCACAATTTGCCGAACAAATCCAAACCATCATAGAACAAGGACAACCCTGGGAGAGCGAAAATGCCGAAGCAGTCGAATAA
- a CDS encoding SDR family NAD(P)-dependent oxidoreductase has protein sequence MNAKPEKKYALVTGGNKGIGFAICKGLLNAGFEVILAARSLSKAQDAAEKLSSPSNVRPVVLEVTDDRSIHHSVQELSQQINHLDVLVNNAAIYPDEGVNILNISRDLLERTINSNTLSPIIIVQAFLPLLKKSSSARIINVSSGYGEIGGLSAEVPSYCLSKLALNGATIMLSEALRLKRIAVYAMCPGWVRTDMGGASAPRSPEQGADTAIWLATKASLSQSGKYFRDRQEISYC, from the coding sequence ATGAACGCAAAACCTGAGAAAAAATACGCACTTGTAACGGGTGGTAATAAAGGTATTGGATTTGCCATCTGCAAGGGATTGCTCAATGCAGGATTTGAAGTGATTCTAGCAGCGCGTTCGCTCTCCAAAGCACAAGATGCTGCTGAAAAATTATCTTCACCATCCAACGTCAGACCTGTTGTTCTTGAAGTCACGGACGATCGCTCAATTCACCACTCTGTTCAAGAGTTATCCCAACAAATCAACCATTTAGACGTGCTCGTCAACAACGCTGCTATTTATCCAGATGAAGGTGTGAATATTCTCAACATTTCTCGCGATTTGCTGGAGCGCACTATCAACAGCAACACTTTGAGTCCCATTATTATCGTTCAAGCCTTCTTGCCTTTATTAAAAAAATCATCCAGTGCAAGAATTATTAATGTATCAAGTGGATATGGAGAGATCGGCGGTCTTTCCGCAGAAGTACCGAGTTATTGCTTATCTAAATTAGCACTCAACGGTGCTACTATTATGCTCTCTGAAGCTTTAAGATTAAAAAGAATTGCTGTTTACGCTATGTGTCCCGGTTGGGTGAGAACTGATATGGGTGGTGCTTCTGCTCCCAGGTCACCAGAACAAGGCGCGGATACTGCTATTTGGCTGGCGACAAAAGCTTCATTGAGCCAGAGTGGTAAGTATTTTCGCGATCGGCAAGAAATTTCTTATTGTTAG
- a CDS encoding GUN4 domain-containing protein, with amino-acid sequence MSNEVHESEVTTRLSAIEVQLQQFNQLLSNISDRIAKSEDNFLLVADLHKYKKLQELLIAGNFREADWETIRVIQAITGEPELGDITPDDMRQFPCDELRVIDNLWIKYSQARFGFSVQIQIYQSVGGSLETTINQDNKMIERFGERVGWREDNQWKKCDDLDYTLAAPIGCHPSRWWNSPFGSKMTNYFFNRLLVCSI; translated from the coding sequence ATGTCTAATGAAGTGCATGAATCAGAAGTCACGACTCGCTTAAGTGCGATAGAAGTGCAGCTACAGCAATTCAATCAGCTGTTATCAAATATTAGCGATCGCATTGCTAAATCGGAAGATAATTTCCTACTAGTTGCCGATCTCCACAAATACAAAAAGCTACAAGAACTGTTAATAGCAGGAAACTTTAGAGAAGCCGACTGGGAGACTATTCGAGTTATCCAGGCAATAACGGGAGAACCCGAATTGGGAGACATCACTCCAGATGACATGAGGCAATTTCCCTGTGATGAACTGCGAGTGATAGACAACTTGTGGATAAAATACAGTCAAGCTCGCTTTGGTTTCAGCGTACAAATACAAATTTACCAAAGCGTTGGTGGTTCGCTTGAGACCACCATTAATCAAGATAATAAAATGATTGAGCGCTTCGGTGAGCGTGTGGGATGGCGTGAGGATAATCAATGGAAAAAGTGCGATGATTTGGATTATACCTTAGCTGCGCCAATTGGTTGTCATCCTTCACGGTGGTGGAATTCTCCTTTTGGTTCAAAAATGACCAATTATTTCTTCAATCGCTTGCTAGTTTGTAGTATCTAA
- a CDS encoding FMN-dependent NADH-azoreductase, whose product MNENLARAYQQIGENKAAISSLSAAIYDYGAAADRYILSTPMYNFSIPAVLKSYIDYIVRPRRTFAIDDNGFKGLVTHKKMLVITARGSDFRPGSAFASQDFQEPFLRTVFNFIGITDIQFIHANALNSDLREQSLAEARTAIQDLAPFW is encoded by the coding sequence GTGAATGAAAATTTGGCGCGTGCTTACCAACAAATAGGAGAAAATAAAGCGGCGATCTCATCACTGTCGGCAGCAATTTATGACTATGGGGCAGCTGCCGATCGCTACATTCTGTCTACCCCCATGTATAACTTCAGCATTCCGGCTGTCCTCAAATCTTACATTGATTACATCGTCCGTCCCAGACGCACTTTTGCAATCGATGATAACGGGTTCAAGGGGTTAGTCACTCACAAAAAGATGCTGGTAATTACGGCTCGCGGTAGCGATTTTCGCCCCGGTTCTGCGTTTGCTTCCCAGGATTTCCAAGAACCTTTTTTGAGAACTGTATTTAACTTCATTGGCATTACGGATATTCAGTTCATCCATGCCAATGCACTCAACTCCGATCTGCGAGAGCAATCTTTAGCAGAAGCCAGAACTGCAATTCAAGATTTGGCACCTTTCTGGTAA
- a CDS encoding efflux RND transporter periplasmic adaptor subunit produces MPKKADTLFACKVLFPVLLASVFTSACSQDKPKATASEPQPIPVKLQSLQPTTLQDVSEFVGRLEAQQRISLRPEIQGRIESIPVSSGDRVEQGTPIVRLRPDRTEPELLSAMARVNSVKSAYMTARAQLKAAEAQRLRDAAEVDLQKVEFQRAQKLVAEGVQAKQQLDIAQRNLNTSLATLRATEEQVGAAKASVNQAEANVRQSEAETASARVSLQFKQVLAPITGEVGDFPVKVGDVVSIGQTLTTITQNDNLYLRLSIPSNRSSELRQGLSVELLDAKTRKRLSSGSINFISPEVETGAQAILTKARFSNSGNSLREGQFVRARVIWNKRSGILLPTVAVSNLGAQSFVFVAQKTGSKQTVRRQPVKLGAIQGQSYQVVDGVKPGDQIAVTQILTLRDGTPISDQ; encoded by the coding sequence ATGCCTAAAAAAGCCGACACTCTATTCGCTTGTAAAGTTTTATTTCCAGTCCTTCTTGCTTCCGTCTTCACTAGCGCCTGCAGTCAGGACAAACCCAAAGCCACAGCGAGCGAACCCCAACCAATCCCAGTTAAATTGCAGTCATTGCAGCCAACTACACTGCAAGATGTTTCGGAATTTGTGGGTAGGTTAGAAGCCCAGCAAAGAATCTCGTTGCGACCAGAGATCCAAGGTCGGATAGAATCGATTCCCGTCTCGTCAGGCGATCGCGTCGAACAAGGAACGCCAATTGTGCGGCTGCGACCAGATCGCACCGAACCAGAATTACTGAGTGCTATGGCTAGAGTTAACTCAGTCAAATCCGCTTACATGACAGCCCGAGCGCAACTGAAAGCCGCAGAAGCACAAAGACTTAGGGATGCAGCAGAAGTAGACCTTCAAAAAGTTGAGTTCCAAAGGGCGCAGAAGTTAGTTGCTGAAGGAGTCCAGGCAAAACAGCAGTTAGACATTGCTCAAAGAAACTTGAATACATCACTAGCGACTCTCCGCGCCACTGAGGAGCAGGTAGGCGCAGCCAAAGCCAGTGTCAATCAAGCAGAAGCTAACGTTAGACAATCTGAGGCGGAGACAGCTTCTGCTCGCGTGTCTCTCCAGTTCAAACAGGTACTAGCACCGATTACCGGGGAAGTAGGCGACTTTCCGGTTAAGGTAGGAGACGTTGTTAGCATCGGTCAAACCCTGACCACGATTACTCAAAATGACAATCTTTACTTGCGACTTTCAATCCCCAGCAACCGCTCTTCAGAACTACGACAGGGGTTATCGGTAGAGCTTTTAGATGCCAAAACAAGAAAACGCTTAAGCAGTGGAAGTATCAACTTTATCTCACCAGAAGTAGAAACAGGTGCTCAAGCTATTTTAACCAAAGCGCGCTTTTCCAACTCAGGCAACAGTTTACGAGAAGGACAGTTTGTCCGCGCCAGAGTTATTTGGAACAAACGTTCGGGTATTTTGCTTCCCACAGTAGCTGTATCCAACCTTGGAGCGCAGAGCTTTGTCTTTGTAGCTCAGAAAACAGGTTCAAAACAGACTGTGCGACGTCAACCAGTCAAACTAGGAGCTATTCAAGGTCAAAGTTACCAAGTGGTTGATGGCGTCAAGCCAGGTGACCAAATCGCAGTCACCCAAATTCTTACCTTAAGGGATGGCACTCCGATCAGTGACCAGTGA
- a CDS encoding pentapeptide repeat-containing protein, translated as MNKSNSQKLTNWFVTAVFLVLVVTFSLFDQPSASAQTLTPTTTTQTTPAPVTSVAANVRHLLETNECVGCNLIGATLKDANLQAANLENANLQNADLERANLQGTNLQGANLQGADLGKANIMGANLASANLFDADLEKANLTDANILGANLQGADLEDAVRPQGFAIQSLR; from the coding sequence ATGAATAAATCCAATTCCCAAAAATTAACAAACTGGTTTGTAACAGCAGTCTTTCTAGTACTTGTAGTCACCTTTTCATTATTCGATCAGCCAAGTGCTAGCGCTCAAACACTAACACCAACTACAACTACACAAACTACACCAGCACCAGTCACATCTGTAGCAGCAAACGTTAGACATTTACTAGAAACCAACGAATGTGTAGGGTGCAATCTAATTGGAGCAACGCTGAAAGATGCAAACCTGCAAGCAGCCAACTTAGAAAATGCAAACCTGCAAAATGCTGACTTAGAAAGAGCAAATTTACAAGGAACTAACTTGCAAGGCGCAAACCTGCAAGGTGCAGATTTAGGGAAGGCAAACATAATGGGCGCAAACTTAGCGAGCGCGAACTTATTTGATGCGGACTTAGAGAAGGCAAATTTAACAGATGCGAATATATTGGGCGCAAACCTCCAAGGAGCCGATTTAGAAGACGCGGTGAGACCCCAAGGCTTTGCTATTCAGTCATTAAGGTAG
- the cas6 gene encoding CRISPR system precrRNA processing endoribonuclease RAMP protein Cas6, translated as MTSTKETDTPKTTNLWVNQPKTEPTFAGLSVILRPTQINTTPVNLSKWLQQEDIQDDINPIWIPLRKTDGVTKIMPVLPDANLYDNFMGMLWRQIAGNNLVEWRQRLYEISGVEVNSDSLHRIQIAVNSVQPLPPTLARAIHALCFRWFANTSPELAQIIHQQETLPLTTGWEYCSPKKILLKISLLQKELLAPLLWGMNADLGQEITIAGIPCRMEGWIDITQTTSFEKIAQLPTQNTIDLRFLSPTSFKQIKNVQPFPLPDLVFNGLLRRWNVFAPEALKFPKIEWNVIISGYELKTYAMKMEGGAEIGAEGFVRYKFTDSEQARIATILAHFAIFAGIGRKTAMGMGQVEIA; from the coding sequence ATGACTTCTACCAAAGAGACTGATACTCCAAAAACTACGAATCTCTGGGTCAATCAACCAAAAACCGAACCAACTTTCGCCGGACTAAGTGTAATTTTACGCCCCACTCAAATAAATACCACCCCAGTTAACTTAAGCAAATGGCTACAACAGGAAGATATTCAGGATGATATTAACCCCATCTGGATACCCCTACGCAAAACCGATGGCGTGACAAAAATTATGCCCGTACTGCCAGACGCAAATTTATACGACAATTTTATGGGGATGCTATGGAGGCAAATTGCGGGTAATAATCTGGTTGAATGGCGACAAAGACTTTATGAAATCAGTGGTGTGGAAGTTAATTCCGATTCCCTTCACAGAATTCAAATCGCTGTTAATTCAGTTCAACCCCTTCCTCCCACCCTAGCACGTGCTATCCATGCGTTGTGTTTTCGCTGGTTTGCCAACACCAGCCCAGAATTAGCCCAAATCATACACCAACAAGAAACCCTACCTCTGACAACAGGATGGGAATACTGTTCTCCTAAAAAAATCCTCCTCAAAATAAGCTTGTTGCAAAAAGAATTACTCGCTCCTTTATTGTGGGGAATGAATGCAGACTTAGGGCAGGAAATTACCATAGCAGGAATTCCCTGTCGAATGGAAGGTTGGATTGACATTACCCAAACAACTAGCTTCGAGAAAATTGCTCAATTACCAACCCAAAATACTATCGATTTGCGATTTCTCTCCCCCACCAGCTTCAAACAAATTAAAAACGTCCAACCTTTTCCCCTACCCGACTTGGTTTTCAACGGATTATTACGACGTTGGAATGTATTTGCACCAGAAGCCTTAAAATTCCCTAAAATCGAATGGAATGTGATTATTTCCGGCTACGAGCTGAAAACCTACGCCATGAAAATGGAAGGTGGAGCGGAAATCGGTGCAGAGGGATTCGTTCGATATAAATTTACAGACAGCGAACAAGCTAGAATTGCCACTATTTTAGCTCACTTTGCCATATTTGCTGGAATTGGCAGAAAAACTGCGATGGGTATGGGACAGGTTGAAATCGCATGA
- a CDS encoding efflux RND transporter permease subunit, which produces MSIADIFIRRPVFTTVCTVLILIVGGICIPLLPLDKLPEMALKQVTVTANYLGTDAKTAEENVTTVLEREINGTERVVYMSSQTTNDGNATVNVSFPTEMDRNTAQVLVQNNVAIAEPNLPEEVNRIGVTTQKQSPTITLAYAFYSEKDENGKYIYDNIFLSNYVDRQIFDEIKRIEGVGSVRIVGERKYAMRIWLDPDALAARNLTSQDVISAIAEQNIQVGAGRIGQQPTPTEQQYEIALRANGRFTTPAEAEDIVVKVGQDGTLIRLKDVGRAEVGAENYSATTLFDGSPAVILLAYQLPGTNSWNTANAIKAKIAELQTDFPPGIKATIGLDNTLFVAASLDEAFKTLMEAIALVFLVIFIFLQDWRTTIIPALAIPVSLIGAMAIAYVLGFTLNQLTIFGIILATGLVVDDGIVVVEAIAAKLEQGMKPLQAALDAMEELTGAIIATSVVLMAVFIPVTFFPGTTGIVYRQFALVIAFSIAISTFNALSFSPSMSAIIMRRQQEVHGPLSVFFRWFNRVFDWFKGGYVKIIEFLIRIWWLVIPIFVACLVATGWIYQTTPQGFIPEEDQGYFFTIVEAPPGVSLNYSVDLVKKITQEVVLPLPEVEHVVGNAGFGFEGNASNKTLFFVKLKDWKERHGSEHSIFGILGKINKGLREKIPGAVAIAVNAPPVDGLGSTGGLEMYIQNKQALPMEALIDNTQKMIAAAQKRPELGGVFTQFTFNTPMMQLSIDRNQAKAQNVRVSDIFSTMQTYLGASYVNQYVLGGRLYRVYAQAEGAVRSNPDDISRLYVRSQDGNLIQLSTLVQMERLTYPPVVTHFNVYPSIKIQGSPAPGYSTGQAIQAMEEVANQVLQPGFGFAWTGTAFQERSSSGAAPIIFGLAFVMVFLVLAAQYESYVDPTIIMITVPLAILGALGAIVFRANIFQQGGVWPTLNNNIYAQVALVMLIGLASKNAILIVEFANQSAALGMNYTRAAIRACEERLRPILMTAFAGLVGFWPLVIASGAGAMSRWALGTALFGGYLISTVLSLFLVPVLYVVIKNLEDRFLKSGKPPRSGRSSDAPQQPKEQALPAFRGATAEVSDQ; this is translated from the coding sequence ATGAGTATTGCGGATATTTTCATCAGGCGGCCTGTTTTTACTACAGTTTGTACTGTACTTATTCTCATAGTTGGAGGAATCTGCATTCCCCTCCTCCCGTTGGATAAGCTACCAGAAATGGCTCTCAAGCAAGTGACTGTGACTGCTAACTATCTGGGGACTGATGCCAAAACAGCAGAAGAAAACGTTACCACCGTGCTAGAACGGGAAATCAACGGTACGGAGCGGGTCGTGTATATGTCCTCGCAGACGACGAATGATGGTAATGCTACTGTTAACGTCTCCTTTCCTACGGAGATGGATAGAAACACTGCCCAAGTCCTCGTCCAAAATAACGTAGCGATCGCAGAACCAAATTTACCAGAGGAAGTCAACCGCATTGGTGTGACTACGCAGAAGCAGTCCCCAACTATTACGCTCGCTTATGCTTTCTATTCGGAAAAAGACGAGAACGGGAAATACATTTACGATAATATCTTTTTAAGTAACTATGTTGACCGACAAATCTTTGATGAAATCAAACGGATTGAGGGTGTAGGTTCAGTCAGAATTGTGGGGGAACGTAAATATGCCATGCGTATCTGGCTCGATCCCGATGCCCTTGCTGCTAGAAATTTAACATCACAAGATGTCATAAGCGCTATTGCCGAACAAAATATCCAGGTGGGGGCGGGGAGAATTGGTCAACAGCCAACCCCAACGGAGCAACAATATGAAATTGCATTGCGAGCCAACGGTCGATTTACCACTCCCGCAGAAGCCGAAGACATTGTGGTCAAAGTCGGTCAGGATGGTACGCTCATTCGGTTAAAAGATGTAGGTCGAGCCGAAGTAGGAGCGGAAAATTACAGTGCGACAACTCTGTTTGACGGTTCACCAGCTGTTATTTTGTTAGCTTACCAATTACCCGGCACGAATTCTTGGAATACAGCTAACGCTATTAAAGCAAAAATAGCAGAGCTACAAACTGATTTTCCACCAGGAATCAAAGCGACAATTGGCTTAGATAATACTTTGTTTGTGGCAGCTTCTCTAGATGAAGCCTTTAAAACTCTGATGGAAGCGATCGCTCTGGTGTTCCTTGTCATCTTCATTTTTCTACAGGATTGGCGCACCACTATTATTCCCGCCCTTGCCATTCCCGTATCGCTGATTGGAGCCATGGCAATTGCCTATGTGCTTGGGTTTACCTTAAATCAGTTAACGATATTTGGTATCATCTTGGCAACAGGTTTGGTGGTGGATGATGGGATCGTTGTAGTGGAGGCGATCGCAGCTAAACTCGAACAGGGGATGAAACCCCTACAAGCAGCCTTAGATGCAATGGAAGAACTTACAGGGGCAATTATCGCAACATCAGTGGTACTGATGGCAGTCTTTATCCCCGTAACTTTCTTTCCAGGTACAACAGGCATCGTTTACAGGCAATTTGCGCTAGTTATAGCTTTCTCCATTGCTATTTCTACCTTTAATGCCCTGAGCTTCTCTCCCAGTATGTCTGCCATCATCATGCGGCGACAGCAGGAAGTTCACGGTCCTTTAAGTGTGTTTTTCCGGTGGTTTAACCGAGTGTTTGACTGGTTTAAAGGGGGATACGTCAAAATCATCGAATTCCTGATCCGGATTTGGTGGCTCGTGATTCCAATATTTGTTGCGTGTTTAGTAGCAACAGGTTGGATTTACCAAACGACTCCCCAAGGATTTATTCCTGAAGAAGATCAGGGCTATTTCTTCACCATTGTTGAAGCTCCACCTGGTGTATCTCTCAACTACAGCGTCGATCTAGTGAAGAAGATTACTCAGGAAGTCGTGCTACCACTCCCTGAAGTTGAGCACGTTGTTGGTAACGCTGGCTTTGGTTTTGAGGGGAACGCCAGTAACAAGACGCTGTTTTTCGTCAAGCTGAAAGATTGGAAGGAACGTCATGGTTCCGAACATTCCATTTTTGGCATTTTGGGAAAAATCAATAAAGGGTTGAGAGAAAAAATCCCTGGAGCGGTTGCGATCGCTGTCAATGCTCCACCAGTGGATGGTTTGGGGAGTACAGGTGGTTTAGAGATGTACATCCAAAACAAACAAGCCCTTCCCATGGAGGCGCTAATCGATAACACCCAAAAGATGATAGCCGCAGCCCAAAAGCGACCGGAACTAGGAGGTGTCTTTACCCAATTCACCTTCAATACCCCAATGATGCAACTCTCCATCGATCGCAACCAAGCTAAGGCGCAGAATGTCCGAGTGAGTGATATTTTCAGCACCATGCAAACCTACCTGGGTGCAAGCTACGTTAACCAATATGTACTTGGTGGGCGACTGTATCGAGTTTATGCTCAGGCGGAGGGAGCAGTTCGGTCTAATCCTGATGATATCAGTCGCTTATACGTGCGCTCTCAGGATGGTAATCTCATCCAATTGAGCACTTTGGTGCAAATGGAAAGATTAACCTATCCGCCTGTTGTCACTCACTTTAACGTTTACCCGTCAATTAAAATTCAAGGTTCTCCAGCACCGGGATACAGTACTGGACAAGCAATCCAAGCAATGGAAGAAGTTGCTAACCAAGTTTTGCAACCAGGATTTGGTTTTGCTTGGACTGGAACCGCCTTTCAGGAGAGATCTTCTAGTGGAGCAGCGCCAATTATTTTTGGCTTAGCTTTTGTCATGGTTTTCTTGGTGTTAGCGGCGCAGTACGAAAGCTACGTCGATCCAACTATCATCATGATTACCGTACCTTTGGCAATCTTGGGCGCACTAGGTGCGATCGTGTTCCGGGCAAATATTTTCCAGCAAGGCGGTGTTTGGCCTACGCTGAATAATAATATTTATGCTCAGGTAGCACTGGTCATGCTGATTGGTTTGGCAAGTAAAAACGCAATTCTGATTGTGGAATTTGCCAACCAGTCAGCAGCTTTAGGAATGAACTATACCAGAGCTGCAATCCGCGCTTGTGAAGAACGCTTGCGACCAATTTTGATGACTGCTTTTGCTGGTTTGGTTGGGTTTTGGCCATTAGTCATAGCTTCTGGTGCTGGAGCAATGAGTCGATGGGCTTTAGGAACAGCACTGTTTGGTGGTTATTTGATTTCAACAGTCTTAAGTTTGTTTTTAGTTCCAGTACTATATGTTGTTATCAAAAACCTAGAAGATCGCTTCTTGAAATCAGGTAAGCCCCCAAGATCGGGACGGTCTTCAGATGCACCTCAGCAACCAAAAGAACAAGCACTCCCAGCATTTCGTGGAGCAACAGCTGAAGTCAGTGATCAGTGA